One genomic segment of Thermoplasmatales archaeon includes these proteins:
- a CDS encoding DEAD/DEAH box helicase family protein has translation MIAEFDKGTILLGEWPKDIQLPTEVRWDERVNKYRCMGYFYSELKRILPNLVDNVMAKNPPLNVSGSFKLRKYQEEAISEWEKNGRRGIVVLPTAAGKTHIGLEAILRNKKSAIIVAPTIELIQQWRENIEKAFNMHIGQLGGDEKDIQPITVSTYDSAYLLAEKIGNRFDLLIADEVHHMASEKFSEIAKMYTAPERLGLTATYERADGLHELLVPYMGGKMFEMGYEELTDFLSGFEIIRIPVELTDEEEAEYNRNREIFLSYLRRYHVKLKGTFDFQRFIMQSWNREGREALLAWRRSREIAFSARAKIDFVRYVMSKHRDDKMFIFTEDTETAYMVSKEFLIPAMTYLTPGPERKKYLDLFRDGKITKIATSRILDEGVDVPDASVAVVISGSGSTRQFRQRLGRIIRPAAGKNAIMYELITSGTGEKSTSRRRRRGVPNRMSDGEA, from the coding sequence GGGCGAATGGCCGAAGGATATTCAATTACCCACCGAAGTAAGATGGGATGAGCGCGTAAACAAATATCGTTGCATGGGTTATTTTTATTCAGAATTGAAGAGAATTTTGCCGAATCTTGTCGACAACGTGATGGCAAAAAATCCTCCATTGAATGTTTCCGGCTCCTTCAAGCTAAGAAAGTATCAGGAAGAAGCTATTTCAGAATGGGAAAAAAATGGAAGGAGAGGCATAGTTGTGCTTCCAACCGCCGCAGGTAAAACACACATCGGCCTTGAAGCGATACTTCGCAACAAGAAAAGTGCGATAATAGTTGCGCCGACTATTGAGTTGATACAGCAATGGAGAGAGAATATAGAAAAGGCCTTCAACATGCATATTGGGCAGCTTGGAGGAGACGAGAAGGATATCCAACCTATAACTGTGTCGACCTATGATTCTGCATACCTCCTTGCTGAAAAGATAGGAAATAGATTCGATCTGTTAATTGCGGATGAAGTTCATCACATGGCTTCGGAAAAATTTAGCGAGATTGCTAAAATGTACACGGCGCCTGAAAGGCTCGGTCTCACAGCCACTTATGAGCGCGCGGACGGTCTTCATGAACTTCTCGTCCCCTACATGGGTGGAAAGATGTTCGAGATGGGCTATGAGGAGCTAACAGATTTTCTCTCCGGTTTCGAAATCATACGCATACCTGTCGAACTAACGGATGAGGAAGAGGCCGAGTATAACAGAAACAGGGAAATTTTCCTGTCATATCTTAGGAGATATCACGTTAAACTGAAAGGTACTTTTGACTTCCAGCGATTCATAATGCAGTCATGGAACAGGGAGGGCAGGGAAGCTCTCCTCGCCTGGCGGCGTTCGAGGGAGATAGCGTTCAGTGCAAGGGCAAAGATCGACTTTGTTCGTTATGTCATGTCGAAGCACAGGGATGACAAGATGTTCATCTTTACGGAGGATACCGAAACAGCTTATATGGTGTCAAAGGAATTTCTCATACCTGCCATGACCTATTTGACACCGGGACCGGAAAGGAAGAAGTACCTCGATCTTTTCCGCGACGGAAAAATAACAAAGATTGCAACAAGTCGTATCCTTGACGAAGGGGTAGATGTCCCGGATGCATCTGTAGCGGTTGTAATAAGTGGTTCAGGCAGCACAAGGCAGTTCAGGCAGAGGCTCGGAAGAATTATCAGGCCGGCGGCTGGAAAGAATGCCATAATGTATGAACTCATAACCTCTGGAACTGGGGAAAAATCAACAAGCAGGAGGCGGAGAAGGGGTGTTCCCAACAGAATGTCTGATGGTGAGGCGTGA